The Lysinibacillus irui sequence ACAATCGCTGGCGTAATGAAATCACTTTCACTTTGCTGATCTGTTCGATTAATTAATTGCCAATGCTGTGCAGCCTCTTGTACAGCTTCGTTAACAGCCGTCTCATTCGTTGCTGCAATAATGAGAATCGCATCATCCAAATCACGTGGTTCAAATTCCTTTTGCTTCCAAGTAATTTGCCCTGATTCAGCAAGTGGCTGTAATGTGTCATGGAGTGTAGGACTGACAATGACGATATGGGCCTTTGCTGGTAACAAGGATGCTACCTTCTGTGTTGCAACATGACCGCCACCTACAATCACAACTGTTTTATATTCTAAATTGATATGAATTGGAAAATAATTAGTCATCATTTTTCACCTTCTTACAAGCTGTTAACCAATTATCAACTAGCTTTGGGTTTGATACAAAATGGAAATGTGTGTAACCAGCCACCAAATTTCCCCTTTGATAGCCTTCTTGCTTTTTACCAAAACGTCCAATCGTTTCGTAGGCAGGGGTGTGAAGAGAGCCACTATATTTAGAATAATGGAATTCATGTCCTTTCGCTTGTTCCTCTGCACCGATTAAGAAATTATCCGCAGTACCAAAAATTTCACGATAGCCTAGTGCTGCTAATTTTGTTTGCATCGCTACTTCTCCTGGAATGACACCTACCATATCATAACGTTCACCATGGCTATTGGTAATCGCCTCTGTTAAATACATAAAGCCTCCACATTCTGCTAATGTTGGCAGACCTTTAGTGATAGCTTCACGTATCGAATTTTTCACAGCGATATTTTTAGCAAGTGTCTCCGCAAATTCTTCAGGGAAGCCTCCACCAATATATAAGCCATCAGCTTGTGCTGGTACAGGTTCATTGGCAAGTGGTGAGAAGAATTGCAATGTCGCACCCTTCGCACGTAACAAAGCCAAATTTTCTTCATAATAAAAATTAAAGGCTGCATCTCTTGCCACAGCGAGACAAATATTTTGTGAAGGCTCTTCTCTAAATAGCTGACCGCATTCTTGAAGCATGGGAGCC is a genomic window containing:
- a CDS encoding precorrin-2 dehydrogenase/sirohydrochlorin ferrochelatase family protein; its protein translation is MTNYFPIHINLEYKTVVIVGGGHVATQKVASLLPAKAHIVIVSPTLHDTLQPLAESGQITWKQKEFEPRDLDDAILIIAATNETAVNEAVQEAAQHWQLINRTDQQSESDFITPAIVRRGPLVLTVSTSGASPALARKIKADLEDQFDEIYEDYVCFLQQARLMIAAKYDKGPQRRAALQALLEPNILEWTRHGEIDQRESYLQQLLMGEKQ
- a CDS encoding cobyrinate a,c-diamide synthase — protein: MQTNRFVLAGTGSGVGKTTFTIGLMKALQNKGNIVQGFKCGPDYIDPTYHTAVTGRVSRNIDSWMFSHEAVRDIVARASKDADVSIIEGVMGFYDGKSPLSDAGSAADISVVTESPVILIVNCASMARSVAAVVKGFQLLSDKPRIVGVIANQVGSVGHYEIAKAAIEQECGIPVIGYLKREEGIDIPSRHLGLVPAIERGELDSFFEKLGDLMAETIDLDQLLDLTRAPMLQECGQLFREEPSQNICLAVARDAAFNFYYEENLALLRAKGATLQFFSPLANEPVPAQADGLYIGGGFPEEFAETLAKNIAVKNSIREAITKGLPTLAECGGFMYLTEAITNSHGERYDMVGVIPGEVAMQTKLAALGYREIFGTADNFLIGAEEQAKGHEFHYSKYSGSLHTPAYETIGRFGKKQEGYQRGNLVAGYTHFHFVSNPKLVDNWLTACKKVKNDD